ACCGCTCATGTCGTCTTCTCCCTCCGGATGCCAATGTCTCGACATGCCCGTGCCTGCCACCGCTccgccttccccttcctccttgtgacgaggacgacgacgggcggcatccttcctctcctcctcgcCGTCTTCATCCTCACCGGTTCCGTCGGCGTGTGCTCGGCGTCGAAGCAGTTCTCCACGGTCGCCATCTCGCACGCGCCCAACTCCACCCTTGTCTGCGCGCTCGTCACCACCAACGGCGGCGATGCCGCGGCCACGGGAGGATCCAGCTCCAAGCTGCACTGCACCTCGCTGCCGGACGGACAGCAGTTCGTGTACCCCTCCGCCGACATCCCCTAcaacgccatcgccgccggcaccGACTTCCTCTGCGGCCTCATGGCCCCGGCCGGTGGCCACGCCGCCATGCGCTGGTGGTCCTTCTCCGAGGAGGCCGCCGCCAACCGCTCCCGCCCCGTCGGCCGCCGCCTCTACTGGGGGCCATCGCTCCGCTCGCTCAACGCCGGCGGCGCCCACGTCTGCGGCCTCTCCAACGACCACGACCCAGCCTGCTGGGAGTGGCCGGGCCTCAAGCTCCCTAAAGGCGTCGACTTTTCCGGCATCGCGCTCGGCCAGGACTTCCTCTGCGGCATCCTCGCCAAAGACAACACCTCCATGAGCTGCTACGGCGGGATGAAGGCACCGTTGCTGACGCCGAAGCCGGCGGCCTTCAAGActgtcgccgccggccaccgccacgCGTGCGCGGTCGACGAGGAGGGAGGCTTCGCCTGCTGGGGCGACGGCGTCCCCAAGGTGCCGCCCGCCGAGCTGCCGGAGAGCATGTCGGCCATGGCGCTCGGCAACGACACCACGTGCATCCTCGACGGGAAAGGAATCGCGCAGTGCTGGGGCGGCGCGCCGGTGCCGGCACAGTACAAGAGCACGCCATTCCTGGCCATCGAGGCCGACGGCGACGCCGTCTGCGCCATCACCTTGTACAACTACTCCGTCGTGTGTTGGGGGAAGGGCGACCGATTCGGCGGAGGCCGGCTCATCTACAACGCCACCATGCCCGGCGCCTGCGCGCCCCAGCGGAACTGCTCCTGCGGCATCATCTCGGGGTCAGGGGCGCTCtgcggcaacggcggcggcgaaggcgtCCAAGAGCTCGCCGTCTGCCAACCGTGTCCGCTACTGCTCAACGCGTCCAGAATCGTGATTGCCAATGGGATGAAcaaggcggcgccgccgccaggcGATGACGatgcaaggaagaagaagaccctggcGGTCGCCCTCAGCGTGGCCGGCGTCGGAGCCGCGGTgctcgcggcggcggggacggcgtTCTACCTCGTAGCGTTCAAGAAGCGGGAGAAGAAGACGCTGCGCCTTGGGGAGTCGTCTTCGCGGCGGCTGTGCCGCGACGTCGAAGCCATGGTCATGCCGGCGCCGCAGGTCTCGCCATTGCGGCCGGCGCGGCCTCTCGGGTGCGAGGAGTTCACGCTCCGGGAGCTCTCGCGCCTCACCAACGGCTTCGCTGAGGAGAGCAAGATCGGGAGCGGCAGCTTCGGGTCGGTGTACCGCGCCAAGCTCCCCGACGGTCGCGAGGTCGCCATCAAGCGCGCCGAGCgcgccggcagcggcgggcggcggcggcggcgcttcgacGCGGAGCGCGCGTTCCGCGCGGAGCTCCGGCTGCTGTCGCGCGTGAACCACCGCAACCTGGTGCAGCTGCTGGGGTTCTGCGAGGAGCGCGGCGAGCGCATCCTGGTGTTCGAGTTCATGCCCCACGGCGCGCTCCACGACCACCTCCACGGCGGCAGCCGCGAGGGCGCCGGGTACTCGCCGCTGTTCGCGTCGTGGGAGGCGCGGCTCCGGGTGGCGCTGGACGCGGCGCGAGGCGTGGAGTACCTGCATTGCTACGCCGTGCCGCCCATCATCCACCGCGACGTGAAGCCGTCCAACATCCTCCTCGACGGCGACTGGACGGCCAAGGTCTCGGACTTCGGGCTCTCGCtggccagcggcggcgcggcggccgcggccgcatcGTCGTCCGCCACGGCCGGCACGGTCGGGTACATCGACCCGGAGTACTACCGGCTGCAGGAGCTGACCGAGCGGAGCGACGTGTACAGCTTCGGCGTCGTGCTGCTGGAGCTGGTCACCGGCCGGAAGGCCATCCACCGGACCAGCCAGGACGGCAGCGGGTCCCCGAGGAACGTGATCGAGTTCGCCGTGCCGGCGGTGGAGACGGGCAACATCACCAAGATCCTCGACGACCGCGTGCCCCCGCCGCGCGGCCAcgaggtggaggcggtggcgcgCGTGGCCAAGATCGCCTCGGAGTGCGTTCGGCCGCGGGGCCGCGCCAGGCCGATCATGTCCGAGGTGGTCGCCGAGCTGGAGTGGGCCGTCACGCTGTGCGAGGAGTCCGTcctcgtggccgccgccgccgccgggcagaACAGCTCCCGGCACGGCGGCTCCGACCTGTCGCGGTCGCGGTCGCGCTCCGAGTCCGACGATCCGAGCCCGTTCCACACCCGCGAACTCGGCTTCGGGTTCGGCTTCAGCCACAGCCACAGCTCGAGCCGACCTGTCACCCATGGCAGGTCCCACTCGACAATGTAAAACCTactttttttttgttctttTATTTTACCATTGATATAGGTTGATTTAGTTACTGTCCATAAACATTTTACAAAGGAAAAACTGGGAGGAAAAATTCTTGGTCGTCTATCGAGGAATCGGTTGATTCATTCATGCGTCTCATCCATGCTAATTGTTTATAATTCAAAGTTTTGATTTGTAAATAAGAAAGAGGGAGAAAATTCTGAGTGAGTGTTTGACAAAATCTGACATGTAGAGAAGAAGATTGGAGTAGTGGGTGAGTTGTAATTAGAGAGGTTGTTTATGTTTTCTTGGGGTTGGTAGAGAGGTTGGAGAAGAAGATCATGGGTGCGTTTAGAttgcaacaaagttgcaatagtgacactgtagcgttttcgtttgtatttgacaaattttatctaatcatggactaatta
The Panicum hallii strain FIL2 chromosome 6, PHallii_v3.1, whole genome shotgun sequence genome window above contains:
- the LOC112896653 gene encoding serine/threonine-protein kinase-like protein CCR4, producing the protein MPMSRHARACHRSAFPFLLVTRTTTGGILPLLLAVFILTGSVGVCSASKQFSTVAISHAPNSTLVCALVTTNGGDAAATGGSSSKLHCTSLPDGQQFVYPSADIPYNAIAAGTDFLCGLMAPAGGHAAMRWWSFSEEAAANRSRPVGRRLYWGPSLRSLNAGGAHVCGLSNDHDPACWEWPGLKLPKGVDFSGIALGQDFLCGILAKDNTSMSCYGGMKAPLLTPKPAAFKTVAAGHRHACAVDEEGGFACWGDGVPKVPPAELPESMSAMALGNDTTCILDGKGIAQCWGGAPVPAQYKSTPFLAIEADGDAVCAITLYNYSVVCWGKGDRFGGGRLIYNATMPGACAPQRNCSCGIISGSGALCGNGGGEGVQELAVCQPCPLLLNASRIVIANGMNKAAPPPGDDDARKKKTLAVALSVAGVGAAVLAAAGTAFYLVAFKKREKKTLRLGESSSRRLCRDVEAMVMPAPQVSPLRPARPLGCEEFTLRELSRLTNGFAEESKIGSGSFGSVYRAKLPDGREVAIKRAERAGSGGRRRRRFDAERAFRAELRLLSRVNHRNLVQLLGFCEERGERILVFEFMPHGALHDHLHGGSREGAGYSPLFASWEARLRVALDAARGVEYLHCYAVPPIIHRDVKPSNILLDGDWTAKVSDFGLSLASGGAAAAAASSSATAGTVGYIDPEYYRLQELTERSDVYSFGVVLLELVTGRKAIHRTSQDGSGSPRNVIEFAVPAVETGNITKILDDRVPPPRGHEVEAVARVAKIASECVRPRGRARPIMSEVVAELEWAVTLCEESVLVAAAAAGQNSSRHGGSDLSRSRSRSESDDPSPFHTRELGFGFGFSHSHSSSRPVTHGRSHSTM